A stretch of Allostreptomyces psammosilenae DNA encodes these proteins:
- a CDS encoding glycerophosphodiester phosphodiesterase, whose amino-acid sequence MRRLSSRTLAGSFAALAVVGLAVTAPRAGAAPAPAAEAARSAHGEQPAFEVIAHRGASGYRPEHTLAAYELAIGMGADVIEPDLVATRDGQLVVRHENEISGTTDVADHPEFADRKRTKVIDGTEVTGWFTEDFTLAELKTLRAKERLPQLRQENTLYDGLYEIPTLQEVIDLARRASRETGRTIGIAPEMKHPTYFRGIGLGLEERVAQVLRANNWDDRNDPVVVQSFEAGALQRLNRMVQVDLAMLLSNSGRPYDFVVSGDPRSYADLATPRGLDWIAGFADAIGPEQRLIAPWGADGTVGAPTTLVADAHREKLEVYVWTVRNENNFLPPSLRSGSDPAAYGDVWPLYELYVEQGVDGVFADQPDTAVAARELFAG is encoded by the coding sequence CTGGCCGTCGTCGGCCTGGCCGTCACCGCCCCGCGCGCGGGCGCCGCGCCGGCACCCGCCGCCGAGGCGGCGCGCTCCGCGCACGGCGAGCAGCCGGCGTTCGAGGTGATCGCGCACCGCGGCGCCAGCGGCTACCGCCCCGAGCACACCCTCGCGGCCTACGAGCTGGCCATCGGCATGGGCGCGGACGTCATCGAGCCGGACCTGGTCGCCACCCGGGACGGGCAGCTCGTCGTCCGCCACGAGAACGAGATCTCCGGCACCACCGACGTCGCCGACCACCCGGAGTTCGCGGACCGCAAGCGCACCAAGGTCATCGACGGCACCGAGGTCACCGGCTGGTTCACCGAGGACTTCACCCTCGCCGAACTGAAGACGCTGCGGGCCAAGGAGCGGCTCCCCCAGCTGCGCCAGGAGAACACCCTCTACGACGGGCTGTACGAGATCCCGACCCTCCAGGAGGTCATCGACCTGGCCCGCCGGGCCAGCCGGGAGACCGGGCGCACCATCGGCATCGCCCCGGAGATGAAGCACCCCACCTACTTCCGCGGCATCGGCCTCGGCCTGGAGGAGCGGGTGGCGCAGGTGCTGCGCGCCAACAACTGGGACGACCGCAACGACCCGGTGGTGGTGCAGTCCTTCGAGGCCGGCGCGCTCCAGCGGCTCAACCGCATGGTGCAGGTGGACCTGGCCATGCTGCTCAGCAACAGCGGCCGGCCCTACGACTTCGTCGTCTCCGGCGACCCGCGCAGCTACGCCGACCTGGCCACGCCGCGCGGGCTGGACTGGATCGCCGGCTTCGCCGACGCGATCGGCCCGGAGCAGCGGCTGATCGCGCCCTGGGGCGCGGACGGCACGGTCGGCGCGCCCACCACCCTGGTCGCGGACGCGCACCGGGAGAAGCTGGAGGTGTACGTGTGGACGGTGCGCAACGAGAACAACTTCCTGCCGCCGTCCCTGCGCAGCGGCTCGGACCCGGCCGCCTACGGTGACGTGTGGCCGCTGTACGAGCTGTACGTCGAGCAGGGCGTGGACGGCGTCTTCGCCGACCAGCCGGACACGGCGGTGGCCGCCCGCGAGCTGTTCGCCGGCTGA
- a CDS encoding ATP-binding protein — protein MSSSKPRDRRLDYQVSLTLTPEAIPTIRNAVRARLTSSDTGRAHTHDACLVVTELLDNVLRHTPTGFAELTVTTMADDVTPALDHLLITVFDRDPNPLRVCPVSRRPNWSRDRGRGLTHVSLTAWSWGVRQITHPEHGPGKEVWVLLRSPGPGPLAG, from the coding sequence TTGTCCTCATCGAAGCCGCGGGACCGCCGGCTCGACTACCAGGTCTCCCTCACCCTCACCCCGGAGGCGATCCCCACCATCCGCAACGCGGTGCGCGCGCGGCTGACGAGCAGCGACACCGGACGGGCGCACACCCACGACGCCTGCCTGGTGGTCACCGAACTGCTGGACAACGTGCTGCGGCACACGCCCACCGGATTCGCCGAGCTCACCGTGACCACCATGGCGGACGACGTGACCCCGGCACTCGACCACCTGCTCATCACCGTCTTCGACCGCGATCCGAACCCGCTGCGGGTCTGCCCGGTCTCCCGGCGGCCGAACTGGAGCCGGGACCGCGGCCGCGGCCTCACCCACGTCTCGCTGACCGCCTGGAGCTGGGGCGTGCGGCAGATCACACACCCGGAGCACGGGCCGGGCAAGGAGGTCTGGGTCCTGCTGCGCTCCCCCGGCCCCGGCCCGCTCGCCGGATGA
- a CDS encoding methionine ABC transporter ATP-binding protein, with protein MITTTDLRKVYRSRQREVVALDGVDLHVPEGEVFGVVGRSGAGKSSLIRCVNLLERPTSGTVTVDGTELTALSGPALRRARQQIGMIFQHFNLLSSRTARENVELPLEILGLGRRERATRATELLELVGLADRATAYPAQLSGGQKQRVGIARALAAKPKVLLSDEATSALDPETTRSILKLLRDLNRDLGLTVLLITHEMDVVKAVCDSAALMRSGRIVESGRVADLLATPGSELARELFPLGAAPTREGGTVIEITFHGESSGQPVIAQLARTYTVDPSILGASIETIGGRQVGRMRLELPGDFEQNVVPIGFLREKGLQVTVVSGEPRPPAAGTAVQERLLDGAEELGTQLLPDDDQPAGAKPAAATEPATTDQPAASDQPTTSNERGEKEDRA; from the coding sequence GTGATCACAACCACCGATCTGCGCAAGGTCTACCGATCGCGCCAGCGGGAGGTCGTCGCCCTGGACGGCGTCGACCTGCACGTGCCGGAAGGCGAGGTGTTCGGAGTCGTCGGCCGCAGCGGGGCGGGCAAGAGCTCGCTGATCCGCTGCGTCAACCTCCTGGAGCGCCCGACCTCCGGCACGGTCACCGTCGACGGCACCGAGCTGACGGCGCTCTCCGGTCCCGCCCTGCGCCGGGCGCGGCAGCAGATCGGCATGATCTTCCAGCACTTCAACCTGCTCTCCAGCCGCACGGCCAGGGAGAACGTGGAGCTGCCGCTGGAGATCCTGGGCCTCGGCCGCCGGGAACGCGCCACCCGCGCCACCGAGCTGCTGGAGCTGGTCGGGCTGGCCGACCGGGCCACCGCCTACCCGGCGCAGCTCTCCGGCGGCCAGAAGCAGCGCGTCGGCATCGCCCGGGCCCTCGCCGCCAAGCCGAAGGTGCTCCTCTCCGACGAGGCCACCTCCGCCCTGGACCCGGAGACCACCCGCTCCATCCTGAAGCTGCTGCGCGACCTCAACCGCGACCTCGGCCTGACCGTGCTGCTGATCACCCACGAGATGGACGTGGTCAAGGCGGTCTGCGACTCCGCCGCGCTGATGCGCTCCGGCCGGATCGTGGAGTCCGGGCGGGTCGCCGACCTGCTCGCCACGCCCGGCTCGGAGCTGGCCCGCGAGCTGTTCCCGCTGGGCGCCGCGCCGACCCGCGAGGGCGGCACGGTCATCGAGATCACCTTCCACGGGGAGTCCTCCGGTCAGCCGGTGATCGCCCAGCTCGCCCGCACCTACACGGTCGACCCCAGCATCCTGGGCGCCTCCATCGAGACGATCGGCGGCCGGCAGGTCGGCCGGATGCGGCTGGAGCTGCCGGGCGACTTCGAGCAGAACGTGGTGCCGATCGGCTTCCTGCGCGAGAAGGGGCTCCAGGTGACGGTGGTCAGCGGTGAGCCGCGGCCGCCGGCCGCCGGGACCGCCGTGCAGGAGCGGCTGCTGGACGGCGCCGAGGAACTGGGCACCCAGCTGCTCCCCGACGACGACCAGCCGGCCGGCGCGAAGCCGGCCGCCGCGACCGAGCCGGCGACCACCGACCAGCCGGCCGCCAGCGACCAGCCGACCACCAGCAACGAGCGGGGCGAGAAGGAGGACCGGGCGTGA